GAAGACGTCCACCACGTCCCCGTCGACCGTTTCCGCGACCGCCGCGGCCACCGCCCGAGCCGCCCACTCGTGCGCCGGCGGCCAGCCCGGCCGGTACTCGGCCTGGATCACCACCAGGTGCGTGGCGGCGGCCAACCGGGCCAGCTGGTCCTCGGTGGCGCCGAACGCGGTCAGCAGGTCCGGCGGCAGCTCGGGGAACTCGGTGATGGGCCGGGTGTCGACGCTCATCAGCGGGCTGTCCAGCATCTGCTTCGCCAGCCCGTGCACCGGCTCGGCCAGCCGCCCGGCGAGCCCCGCGACGGCCGTCTTGGGGCTGACCTTCGGCAACCCGGTGATCGGCACGAGGTAGGTCGCGTCCAGTGACTCCGGGACCGGTACGGGCAGGAAGTCGTCCGTGATGAGCATGCCGTCCCCCTCGACACCGCCGGTGCTGTCGTCCACGAACGCTACCCGCCCGGACGGGTGACGCTCAGGCGGACAGCACCAGTCCCAGGTAGGACAGCGTGGTGACGATCTCCACGGTGGCCCCGAGCACGTCCCCGGTGATGCCGCCGAGCCGGCGTACCACGTGCCGCAGGAGGCCCGCCGCGACGGCGAGCGCGGCGAGGACGGCGACCGGACCCTGCCACGGGCGGTCCGGCACCGCCGGCACGGCCAGCAGCGCGACGCCGGCCGCGCCGATCACCAGCGCGACCGGGCCCACCGTGCCGGCCACCAGCGCGCCCAGCCCCTCCGGCCGGGCGGCCGGCACGCCGCGGCGGCAGGCCAGCCCCACGCCGAGCCGGCCGGCCGCCGTCGCGGCGACCACCGCGGCCAGCGCCGCCGGCCGGGACCGTCCGGCCAGCTCCGCGAGCACCGCCGCCTGGAGCAGGAGTACGACCACCAGCGCGACCACGCCGAAGGGGCCGACGTCCGGCATCTTCATGATCTCCAGCGCCGCCGCCCCGCGCCGGTAGGACCCCAGCGCGTCCACCGTGTCGGCCAGCCCGTCCAGGTGCAGGCCCCGGGTGAGCAGCGCGCCCACCCCGACGGTGACCCCGGCCGCGACCAGCGGGGGCGTGAGCGCCGCGGTCAGCAGCAGCACCCCGGCGAGCAGCGCGCCGAGCAGCGCCCCGACCGCCGGGGCGAGGGCCATCGCGGCGCCCGCCGCGTCCCGGTCGACCCGGCCGGCGCGGACCGGCAGCGTGGTGAAGGTGGTGACGGCCAGCCGGAGCCCGGCGGCGAGGCGCGACTCAGTCGCCACGCCGGCCGGGGGAGACCGGCTCGTCCGGTCCGGCCCCCGGGCCCGCCGGCTCCGGCTCGCCGAACTCCGGTGCCGCGGTGGCCGGCCCCGGTCCGGCCGGCTCCGGCTCGGCGAACTCCGGCTCGGTGGTGGCCGGCCCCGGGCCCGCCGGCTCCGGCTCGGCGAACTCCTCGTCGTCCTCGCCGCCACCGAGCGACGGGTGCACCGGCAGCGTGGCGGCGAGCGAGAGCACCGAGCGCAGCAGCGGCAGGGTGGCCAGCGCGGTGGCGCCCTCGCCCAGGTCGAGCCGCAGGTCCACCAGCGGGGTCAGGCCGAGCACGTCGGCGGCGAGCCGCACTGCGGGCTGCCCCCCGTGATCGGGCAGCAGGCACCAGTGCCGGGCCTGGCCGGCCAGGTCCCGGCTGACCATGCCGGCGGCGACCCCCACCGGCCCGTCCAGCAGCACCGGGATCCGCCGGGCGGTCGCGCCGAGCAGCACGCCCGTGGCCACCGCCACGTCGCCGCCGCCCAGCTCGGCCAGCACGTCCTTGGCCTCCCGCGCGGACCGCCGGGTGCGGTGCAGTGCGTCCCGGACCGCCGCGCAGCGGACCATCCAGGCCGCGTCGTCGATCTCGCCGTGCGCGGTCACCACCCGACCCAGCACCGCCGGCGGTTCCGCGCCGGCCGTGGCCGCCAGCACCGCCGCGGCGGCCGCCTCGGTGCCGGCGCCGCACGCCGCCAGCACCAGCAGCTGTACGCCCGCGTCGGCGGCCTGCTCGGCCAGCCGCCAGCCGTACCGCAGGGCCGACTCGACCTGGTCGGCGGTGAGCGCCGGCCCGTCCTCCATGGCCGCGGAGGTGGGCGCCTCGAGCACCTGGAGGCTGGCCCCGCTCTCCGCCGCCAGCCGGGCCAGCGCCCCCCGGCCGGCGCGCGCCTGCCGGGCGCGGCGGGCCGACTCGCCGGGCTCCGCGCCGGCCGACGCGCCGCCGGCGTGGTCGCCGTGCAGCAGCAGCACCCGGACCGACGCCCACGGCGCGGGGGTGGGGGTGCCCTGGGTGGCGGCGGCGAAGCCGACCACCCGCTCCAGCACGCCGAGGCCGGCGCCGGCGATGTCCAGGGTGGTGAGCCGGTCGACGGCCTGCGGGCCCGCGTAGTCGTCGGGCATCGGCAGTTCCATGCCGGGCTGGATGACCAGGCCGGTGGCGACCATCGGCAGGGCCATGGTCGGGGCGGCCCAGGCCGTGCCCTCCGCCGGCGCGGCGGGGGCCGGGGCGGGCGACACGGCCGGGGTCAGCACCTCGGGCAGGGGCTCCGGGGTCACCAGCGTCTCGTCGGCCGGCTCCCGGGCGCCGCCGTCGAGCGCGGGGGAGGCCGCCGCGAGCGCGCTGGACGGCGGCCGGCCGGCCCGGCTCGGGACCGGCGGTGCGCCGGCCGGCTTGAGCCAGGTGGGCTGGCCGGCCACGACCAGCACGACCGCGTCGCAGGCGTCGGCGACCGCGCGGTTGGTCGCGCCGAGCGCGTCGGTGAACGCCCGCCCCAGCGGGGTGGTCGGCACCAGGGAGAGCCCCACCTCGGGGCTGACCAGCACCAGGCGTGCGGCGCTGGCCCGCACCGCCGCCGCCAGCTCGGCGATGGTGGCGGTGTCGTCGGCGGGCTGGTGCGCCGGATCGAGCAGCACGGTCACCCAGCCGCCCAGGTCGTCGACGAGCACCGTCTCGTGCGGCTCCGCCCCGGCGATCACGTCGGCCAGCCGGCGCGG
This sequence is a window from Micromonospora sp. NBRC 110009. Protein-coding genes within it:
- a CDS encoding bifunctional adenosylcobinamide kinase/adenosylcobinamide-phosphate guanylyltransferase, whose translation is MSVDGWNTLLVLGGIRSGKSEFAESLVADAPTVRYVATAPEGDPEDTEWATRLAAHRARRPGSWTSEETAADPRRLADVIAGAEPHETVLVDDLGGWVTVLLDPAHQPADDTATIAELAAAVRASAARLVLVSPEVGLSLVPTTPLGRAFTDALGATNRAVADACDAVVLVVAGQPTWLKPAGAPPVPSRAGRPPSSALAAASPALDGGAREPADETLVTPEPLPEVLTPAVSPAPAPAAPAEGTAWAAPTMALPMVATGLVIQPGMELPMPDDYAGPQAVDRLTTLDIAGAGLGVLERVVGFAAATQGTPTPAPWASVRVLLLHGDHAGGASAGAEPGESARRARQARAGRGALARLAAESGASLQVLEAPTSAAMEDGPALTADQVESALRYGWRLAEQAADAGVQLLVLAACGAGTEAAAAAVLAATAGAEPPAVLGRVVTAHGEIDDAAWMVRCAAVRDALHRTRRSAREAKDVLAELGGGDVAVATGVLLGATARRIPVLLDGPVGVAAGMVSRDLAGQARHWCLLPDHGGQPAVRLAADVLGLTPLVDLRLDLGEGATALATLPLLRSVLSLAATLPVHPSLGGGEDDEEFAEPEPAGPGPATTEPEFAEPEPAGPGPATAAPEFGEPEPAGPGAGPDEPVSPGRRGD
- the cobS gene encoding adenosylcobinamide-GDP ribazoletransferase; this encodes MATESRLAAGLRLAVTTFTTLPVRAGRVDRDAAGAAMALAPAVGALLGALLAGVLLLTAALTPPLVAAGVTVGVGALLTRGLHLDGLADTVDALGSYRRGAAALEIMKMPDVGPFGVVALVVVLLLQAAVLAELAGRSRPAALAAVVAATAAGRLGVGLACRRGVPAARPEGLGALVAGTVGPVALVIGAAGVALLAVPAVPDRPWQGPVAVLAALAVAAGLLRHVVRRLGGITGDVLGATVEIVTTLSYLGLVLSA